In the Chlorobium limicola DSM 245 genome, one interval contains:
- the fusA gene encoding elongation factor G produces the protein MQAVQPEQLRNIVITGHTGSGKTMLSESFALSMGAVNRLGSIDDGNTLSDYSADEIQRKHSLNTSLLHGFWKDTKINIIDTPGLLDFHGDVKSAMRVADTVIITVNASTGVEVGTDSIWEYTREYYKPTMFVLTKLDAERTSFSNTVEELREHFGHLVTPIQFPAEEGQGHHILIDILLMKQLEFDPDKPGSMTVADIPDLYLKRAEDLHQQLIEAVAETDEELMNRYFEIGTLTEEELRSGIKSALVTRTFFPVFCTSPLHMIGTERLLDAMVNLCPSPIERGPEHSLCTVDENERLLEPDPAGPTVAFIFKTMSEPRVGEVSYLRVYSGHIETGHELIDVQTGQLEKIGQVYTILGQKKIPVDKLMAGDIGMVVKLKDAHTNDTLADKGTSCRISPITFPEPVFASAIIPIAQGDEEKISAGLHHLHEEDPSFAIVHEVEFNQTIIKTLGETHLDIIISRLQNKFNVQVETAPIKIPYRETIRMTATAQGKYKKQSGGRGQYGDVWIRLEPLPKDSGFEFSSEVVGGVVPTRYLPAVEKGIRESIASGVLAGYPVIDLKAVAYDGSYHPVDSSEFAFKIAASMAFKTAFEKAKPLLLEPFFSLTVYTPDQYTGEIVGDISSRRGKILGMETDARFQVIKALIPQASLATFHHSLTRLTQSRAKYTYGFSHYEEAPQDVAQQVIAESKQQ, from the coding sequence ATGCAAGCCGTTCAACCCGAACAACTGCGCAACATTGTCATCACCGGTCATACCGGTTCAGGAAAAACCATGCTCTCTGAGTCTTTCGCCCTCTCAATGGGCGCGGTAAACCGACTGGGAAGCATTGACGACGGAAACACTCTCTCCGACTATTCAGCAGATGAGATACAGAGAAAGCACAGTCTCAATACCAGCCTGCTGCACGGATTCTGGAAAGACACGAAAATTAATATCATCGACACACCCGGCCTGCTCGACTTTCACGGTGATGTTAAATCAGCAATGCGGGTTGCGGACACCGTTATCATTACCGTCAATGCATCGACAGGTGTGGAAGTCGGTACCGATTCCATATGGGAGTATACCAGAGAATACTACAAGCCAACGATGTTCGTGCTTACCAAGCTGGATGCAGAGCGCACAAGCTTCAGCAATACGGTAGAAGAACTCAGAGAGCATTTTGGTCACCTTGTTACGCCGATACAGTTTCCTGCCGAAGAGGGTCAGGGACACCATATCCTGATCGATATATTATTGATGAAACAGCTGGAATTCGACCCGGATAAACCTGGCAGCATGACTGTTGCAGACATTCCGGATCTCTATCTGAAGCGGGCAGAAGATCTCCATCAGCAACTGATCGAAGCTGTCGCAGAAACAGACGAAGAGCTGATGAACAGGTACTTCGAAATTGGAACCCTGACTGAAGAGGAATTGCGGTCGGGCATTAAATCCGCACTGGTAACCAGAACATTCTTTCCGGTTTTCTGTACCTCCCCGCTGCATATGATCGGTACGGAACGTCTTCTCGATGCGATGGTCAATCTCTGCCCCTCTCCGATTGAACGGGGACCGGAACATTCGCTCTGTACCGTTGATGAAAACGAACGACTTCTGGAACCAGATCCGGCAGGCCCCACAGTTGCGTTCATCTTTAAAACCATGTCGGAGCCCAGAGTCGGAGAAGTTTCCTATCTCCGCGTTTATTCGGGTCATATCGAAACCGGGCATGAACTTATCGACGTGCAGACCGGTCAGCTTGAAAAAATCGGTCAGGTTTACACCATTCTCGGCCAGAAAAAAATCCCGGTCGACAAGCTCATGGCCGGCGACATCGGCATGGTTGTCAAACTCAAGGACGCTCACACCAATGACACCCTTGCCGACAAGGGAACCAGTTGCCGCATAAGCCCGATAACCTTCCCTGAACCGGTCTTTGCTTCTGCGATCATACCCATTGCTCAGGGTGACGAAGAAAAAATATCCGCCGGACTGCATCATCTGCATGAAGAAGATCCGAGCTTTGCCATCGTTCATGAAGTCGAGTTCAATCAGACCATCATCAAAACGCTTGGCGAAACCCATCTCGATATCATTATCAGCCGCCTTCAGAACAAGTTCAATGTTCAGGTTGAAACCGCACCGATAAAGATTCCCTATCGCGAAACAATTCGGATGACGGCAACAGCGCAGGGAAAATATAAAAAGCAGTCAGGCGGTCGGGGACAGTACGGAGATGTCTGGATAAGACTTGAACCATTACCGAAAGACAGCGGTTTCGAGTTTTCGAGTGAGGTTGTAGGAGGAGTGGTACCTACCCGATACCTTCCGGCTGTTGAAAAAGGCATCCGTGAATCCATTGCATCCGGTGTACTTGCAGGTTATCCGGTTATCGACCTGAAAGCCGTTGCCTATGATGGCTCGTACCATCCGGTTGACAGTTCTGAATTCGCTTTCAAGATAGCTGCGAGCATGGCATTCAAAACGGCATTTGAAAAAGCCAAGCCGCTGCTCCTCGAACCGTTTTTCTCTCTGACCGTTTATACGCCGGATCAATATACCGGTGAAATTGTAGGCGATATTTCAAGCCGTAGAGGAAAAATTCTGGGGATGGAGACCGATGCCCGTTTTCAGGTCATCAAAGCCCTCATTCCACAGGCTTCACTGGCTACATTCCACCACTCGCTGACTCGACTTACGCAAAGCAGGGCTAAATACACGTATGGCTTCAGTCATTACGAAGAGGCTCCGCAGGATGTAGCCCAGCAGGTTATTGCCGAAAGTAAACAACAGTAA
- the eno gene encoding phosphopyruvate hydratase — MPIIRKVLARQILDSRGNPTVEVDVYTENSFGRAAVPSGASTGIHEAVELRDGDAGIYLGKGVLKAVDNVNTVINDALKGMLVTEQEEIDEALLALDGTPNKSKLGANALLGVSLACAKAGAEYTGLPLFRYIGGTMANTLPVPMMNVLNGGAHADNTVDFQEFMIMPIGFSSYSDALRCGAEIFHALKSLLKSKGLSTAVGDEGGFAPNLRSNEEAIELVIEAIGKAGYKAGSPTDKGGLGEAQVMIALDPASSEFYDSAKKRYVFKKSSKQELTSLEMAEYWEKWASDYPIISIEDGMAEDDWEGWKILTDKIGSRVQLVGDDLFVTNSKRLAEGIERRVGNSILIKVNQIGTLTETLQAIDLAKRNGYTAVISHRSGETEDSTIAQIAVATNAGQIKTGSMSRSDRMAKYNELLRIEEELCGQAKYPGASAFRV; from the coding sequence ATGCCCATAATCAGGAAAGTTCTTGCCCGTCAGATACTTGATTCGAGAGGTAATCCTACCGTTGAAGTCGATGTATACACTGAAAATTCATTCGGCAGGGCTGCCGTTCCCAGCGGTGCTTCGACCGGTATTCACGAAGCTGTTGAACTCAGGGACGGCGATGCAGGCATCTACCTTGGAAAAGGGGTTCTCAAAGCAGTTGACAATGTCAATACGGTTATAAACGATGCCCTTAAAGGCATGCTGGTCACGGAGCAGGAAGAGATTGACGAAGCGTTGCTCGCTCTTGACGGAACGCCGAACAAGTCGAAACTCGGAGCAAACGCGCTGCTTGGCGTTTCGCTTGCCTGTGCGAAAGCCGGCGCGGAATACACCGGCCTGCCGCTTTTCCGATACATCGGCGGTACCATGGCAAATACCTTGCCTGTCCCGATGATGAATGTGCTCAACGGAGGCGCCCATGCCGACAATACCGTTGATTTTCAGGAGTTCATGATTATGCCTATCGGATTTTCTTCCTATAGCGATGCGCTTCGCTGTGGAGCCGAAATCTTTCATGCGCTGAAATCGCTTCTGAAAAGCAAGGGATTAAGCACGGCCGTTGGTGACGAAGGTGGTTTTGCACCCAATCTTCGCTCGAACGAAGAGGCGATAGAGCTGGTGATAGAGGCGATTGGAAAAGCAGGTTATAAAGCAGGCTCCCCGACCGACAAGGGCGGACTTGGCGAGGCCCAGGTCATGATCGCACTCGATCCGGCCAGTTCCGAGTTCTATGATTCTGCAAAAAAACGCTATGTATTCAAGAAGTCCTCAAAACAGGAACTGACCTCACTGGAGATGGCCGAGTACTGGGAAAAATGGGCCAGCGATTATCCCATTATCTCAATTGAGGACGGTATGGCCGAAGACGATTGGGAAGGATGGAAAATACTGACCGATAAAATCGGATCGAGGGTACAGCTTGTTGGCGACGATCTTTTTGTCACCAACAGCAAGCGGCTTGCCGAGGGTATCGAGCGCCGGGTCGGTAATTCGATTCTCATCAAGGTAAACCAGATCGGAACCCTTACGGAAACGCTGCAGGCGATAGATCTTGCCAAACGCAACGGTTATACAGCGGTAATCAGTCATAGAAGCGGCGAGACCGAAGACAGTACGATTGCTCAGATTGCAGTCGCTACCAATGCCGGCCAGATTAAAACCGGCAGCATGTCCCGTTCAGACCGTATGGCCAAGTACAATGAACTGCTTCGAATTGAAGAGGAGCTTTGCGGCCAGGCAAAGTACCCCGGAGCTTCAGCATTCAGGGTCTGA
- a CDS encoding FtsB family cell division protein, whose translation MKIFNGLRDFISSNPKKFLFLVLFGFIVVWFLFDDYGLLKRIRMEAEHRMLVERYRQEQQRIADNERRIGNAHNADSIEKAARERYNFRREGETLYIIRGNK comes from the coding sequence ATGAAAATTTTTAATGGCTTACGGGATTTCATCAGTTCCAACCCGAAAAAATTTTTATTTCTGGTTCTGTTCGGCTTCATCGTCGTCTGGTTTCTGTTTGATGACTACGGTCTGCTTAAACGTATCAGGATGGAAGCGGAGCATCGTATGCTGGTTGAGCGCTATCGCCAGGAGCAGCAGCGCATTGCCGATAATGAGCGTCGTATCGGTAATGCGCACAATGCCGACAGTATCGAAAAAGCCGCCCGGGAGAGATACAATTTCCGCAGAGAGGGCGAGACACTCTATATTATCCGCGGCAACAAATAA